A window of Nicotiana tabacum cultivar K326 chromosome 24, ASM71507v2, whole genome shotgun sequence contains these coding sequences:
- the LOC142178321 gene encoding uncharacterized protein LOC142178321, translating to MAEITDNTLTENLSHNHPLFLHSTNNSGAILISLQLTRSENYTIWSRAMRIAILGCNKMGFIEGTSKKESYRPNLIDLWERCNAIILLWIMNCVSKDLLSEIVYSSYACAVWRDLKKRFDKVNRSRIFQLHKAIATVNQGASSIASYYSKLCELWDEFDSLAPVPGCDCQTQEIM from the coding sequence ATGGCGGAAATAACAGATAACACTTTGACTGAGAATTTGAGCCATAATCATCCTTTATTTTTGCATTCCACAAATAATTCAGGAGCGATACTGATCTCTCTACAACTGACAAGATCTGAAAACTATACCATATGGAGCCGAGCAATGCGTATTGCGATCCTAGGATGCAATAAGATGGGATTCATTGAAGGCACCAGTAAAAAGGAAAGTTATCGTCCAAATTTGATAGATCTGTGGGAGAGATGCAATGCGATCATTCTATTGTGGATAATGAACTGTGTCTCGAAGGATTTACTGAGTGAAATTGTATATTCTTCATATGCATGTGCTGTTTGGAGAGATTTAAAGAAGAGATTCGACAAAGTGAATAGATCTAGAATATTTCAGCTGCATAAAGCAATAGCCACAGTGAATCAAGGAGCCAGTTCTATTGCCAGTTACTACTCCAAATTGTGCGAACTCTGGGATGAATTTGACAGTTTAGCACCAGTTCCTGGATGTGATTGCCAAACTCAAGAAATTATGTAA